A DNA window from Pyrus communis chromosome 3, drPyrComm1.1, whole genome shotgun sequence contains the following coding sequences:
- the LOC137730247 gene encoding 1-aminocyclopropane-1-carboxylate oxidase homolog 1-like, with translation MEDESSYYDRTKEVKVFDETKAGVKGLVDSGITKVPKFLIHPPHSLSNSKTTNVNFKVPVIDFDGFDQDFQRAQIVKEICEASETWGFFQMVNHGVPERVIENMLEGIRGFHEQPKEVKMEWYSRDSKHRVRYYCNGDLLVSKTANWRDTIGFDFQDGPLDPETFPFVCREAVQEYIEHLKNLREMLSGLLSEALGLSTDYLENIECMKTENLVCHYYPSCPEPELTLGTTKHSDPSSLTVLLQDDLGGLQVLHQGHWVDVPPTTGALVANVGDLMQLITNDKFRSVEHRVLARRVGPRISAACFFYPSATQRFKPYGPIKEFLSDNLPIYRETHFAEYLAYYRSKGLDGKSALSHFKLA, from the exons ATGGAAGACGAGTCCTCGTATTACGACAGAACCAAGGAAGTGAAGGTGTTCGATGAAACGAAAGCCGGAGTTAAAGGCCTTGTGGACTCAGGGATCACAAAAGTTCCCAAGTTCCTCATTCATCCACCACATAGCCtttcaaattcaaaaacaacaaatgtAAACTTTAAGGTTCCTGTCATAGACTTTGACGGCTTTGATCAAGATTTCCAGCGAGCACAGATTGTGAAGGAGATTTGTGAAGCATCCGAAACGTGGGGGTTCTTTCAAATGGTTAATCATGGAGTTCCAGAGAGAGTGATTGAGAATATGTTGGAAGGGATTCGAGGGTTTCATGAGCAGCCGAAGGAGGTGAAGATGGAGTGGTATTCTCGTGACTCGAAACATAGAGTGAGATACTACTGCAATGGAGATCTGTTGGTGTCGAAAACAGCGAATTGGAGAGACACGATAGGGTTTGATTTCCAGGACGGTCCATTGGACCCCGAGACATTTCCCTTCGTTTGCAG AGAGGCAGTGCAGGAGTACATTGAACACTTAAAGAACTTGAGGGAGATGCTATCAGGTTTGTTGTCCGAGGCCTTGGGGCTCAGCACTGACTACCTGGAAAACATAGAGTGCATGAAGACTGAAAATCTGGTGTGCCATTATTACCCGAGCTGTCCAGAACCGGAGCTGACCCTTGGCACAACCAAGCATTCGGATCCTTCCTCTTTAACTGTACTCTTGCAGGATGATCTCGGCGGCCTGCAAGTCCTCCATCAAGGTCACTGGGTTGATGTTCCTCCAACTACTGGAGCTCTTGTGGCGAATGTCGGTGATCTTATGCAA CTTATCACCAATGACAAGTTCAGAAGCGTAGAGCATAGAGTACTGGCTAGAAGAGTGGGGCCCAGGATATCAGCTGCATGTTTTTTCTATCCAAGTGCTACGCAAAGATTCAAACCCTATGGCCCCATCAAGGAGTTTCTCTCGGACAACCTACCGATATACAGGGAAACACACTTTGCGGAGTATCTTGCTTATTACAGATCAAAGGGGTTAGATGGTAAATCTGCCCTTTCTCATTTTAAATTAGCTTAA